TGACTCAGagtgactcggaccaatcactgtcgactggcAGTACTCTATTCAGAAAGCAGTGGTGAGCGATTTGGCCTCATTTCACTAGAGCTTGAGTTGTGGGGCATTTTCTATGGTGATGTCACGTCGATTTGTCCATTGTTTTGAAAGTCTATAATTGATCTCCCTGTAGTGTTTgtttgatgaagcagcaggatgtGTGACAATTTTAACAGGATCCAGACAGAACTGAAGGACAAACCTGCCAGATTTACAGCAACAGAAAGATTAAGAAAATGTAGGCATGTGCCAATCCGATCACGGGACTGAAAATCGGGCCCaatcacgtggttgatgactCAATCGAAATCGGAAATTGTAGTCCGATCGGGGGTTGGACATTTAATTTATTCCTGTTATGATCAGAGATTAATTTTCAAGCTTACTATTCCAGATAAATACTTAACTAGTATTCTGCAAATCATAAACATGTACACATGTAATTCAATGTCCATTCCTAATGGAAAGAACCCCAAAAGCGGTATATTTATCCGTTcccgcatttctgagtaatatTCTAAAAActtgcgctctgagcaccagcccctcccaatccaggaaaatgagcaggtcctcacattgtgacgtaaaCAAGtgagaaaccccccccccccttccaggaagagtttttTCAGCTCCATGTTGTGTTGCTGttctaaagaaaagagaaaaaaaactgataaaaaaaaacactttattgaCGGTGTTACAAGTaagttttctttacaaaaatggTCCCTCATTTATCGAGAAGAAGTTACAGTTGGAAgataatctttttaaaaaatgtttattggaTTCGGTGTTGAAACTAAAGAATtaaattctttaaattaaaaatttcaATTGTACACATTTTGACTATTTTTTGACTCGTCAAAATGTGTATAGtcattttaactgtattttgacAATTCGTTTTATAATGGTGCttaacaataaacaaaacataaataacgGCCTCTTCTTGTGTTTCCACAGTCCTCCCCCAGCATTTGGTGACTGAAGAGAAGGATTTCTACAACCAGCAAAGGAAGTTCAGTGTAGAACCGGAAGAACAAGAACCTCATCATTATAAAGAGAAACCAGAGGAGCCAGAACCTCCGCATTATAAAGAGGAGCAGGGGGAACAAGAACCTCCACAAATTGAAGAGGAACAGGGGGTACCAGAACTGTCACCAATTAAAGAAGAGCAAGAGGAGCTCTTAATCAGTCCGGATGAAGAtcagcttgatctgaagcaggagactgataccttgatggagattcctacttatgaggaagatgagaacagtgaagcagatctaaacaatcagcagagctttaatgtaactgatagtcaggagaaagaaggaaaccaacatgaagaatcaacatcaacaacagatgaagagacagacccacagaacagagatcagaggaagaggagagacagaagtcatgtccaaagtgtggacagTTCTCACATGTCATCAAGTCAGTGTGACTCTGATGTTAGAAAAAATCCCAAGAAGGTAAATTTGGGCAAGAAACgtaaacaaaatccaaaagaaaagaGACTTTCCTCTGTCAAGTCTAGTGAAAGCTCAAGAATAATTAGTAACCCGTCTGACTACATGGAAACTGGGTCTGATGAAAGAtgttatatctgtaaagaatgtgGTAAAAGCTTTTGCAAcatatctctgtttagaattCACAGAAGAATCCATGCAAAAGATAAGCGATTtgcttgtaaagaatgtgaacaAAGTTTTAGTCACAGATCTACTCTCCTAAATCACACAAGAACTCACACAGTAgggaagcctttttcttgtaaaggatgtgataaaagttttagttaCATATTTAACCTccaaacacacatgagaactcacactggagaaaagcctttttcttgtaaagaatgtgacaaaagtttTAGTCACAGATCTACTCTCCTAAATCACACAAGAACTCACACAGGGGataagcctttttcttgtaaagaatgtgataaaagttttagttgcATAACTAATCTCCAAACACACAGGAGAACTCACactggagaaaagcctttttcttgtaaagaatgtgatatgAGATTTAATCAAATGTCTAATCTCAAAAAACACacgagaactcacacaggagaaaagcctttttcttgtaaagaatgtgaaaaaagttttaggTACATTTCTAATCTccaaacacacatgagaactcacacaggagaaaagcctttttcttgtaaagaatgtgaaaaaagttttaatcaaTTATCTCATCTCAaagcacacatgagaactcacacaggagaaaagccttttgcTTGCAAAGAATGTGAAATAAGGTTTACTACTTTATCTgatctcaaaagacacatgagaactcacacaggagagaagccctTTTCATGTAAAGAATGTAATAGAAGTTTCAGCCGCATGTCTAGTCTCCatacacacatgagaactcacacaggagaaaagcctttttcttgtgaaGAATGTGATAGAAGTTTTAGTCAAACATCTAGTCTCAaagcacacatgagaactcacacaggagaaaagcctttttcttgtgaaGAATGTGACTCAAGTTTTTGTCATAGATCTAGTCTCCAAATACATGCAAGAACTCACGCAGGTCAGAAGTATTTTTCTTGAATATgtcacacaagttttttttttagtttctgtcTCAACAGACACATGCTAGCTTACAACAGACTTTTTCTTGACAAACAATGTAATAAAGGATCTAGTGTAAACTCTTAATGCTAAACTTTTCTGATAAGAGGTCGACCTATCTGCACCACAGCCAAAGTCTGTGTTTTACAGGGGGAAAAAGTTCAGTATTTTTGGAAAATTTGAACAtgtaaaaataagtttaaaatacagtaaacccttgtttttcgcggggctATATTCCAAAAAGAACCTGTGATAGACAAAATCCGtaaagtagaaacctttatttttttttaacaattattatacaattaaatactctattatacattgaaaagaaagaacaaaccattttacaggctcaagcatttgtttcacaaataaaagtactttagaaacgtttttttttttcaacaaataacttctgtactttactgtcaaataataatttgaatcatcaatgtgaacagaaggcttcaattATTCGATTAGCACCACCCACCGCAACctgagtaattggattaaacgggagaaaatttaacatgattatgataaaaatacaaagtacagtcggacaaatagtgactcaggtgtatttcactgctcttcaaacagagccgctgcatcctgactccgctctgcagtgttttcttcttctgaagcccgcggtgcaggtgtgtttgtccgggagaagaacatagtgataggcggttgttgtcgctctttttccatgggttttagagaaactcgaaattgccaGAGAATTTGCAcatacgtaatgtaaatttggcaggctgttttacgtacgtgtacatattaaacagCAACGGTATTGACGTgtaggtagagaagaagcggagtgactttttagccaatcagaatgcagaaaacaatgcacgatgcaaatccgtgaagtagcgaaaccatTTTAGCGAGGGATGACTGTAGTTCAATCTATGTGTACTACTgacaaaatatgtaaaacattttcacaaaatgaATTATTTGTGTGTGCTACCatgacaacatttaaaatattttgcttACATCTTTAATTCAAACACTTTTTATGTGATCAGTGAACATTTCTCGCTTATTTAAACTCAATGTAGTGACTGCAGTCTGTACTTTGTCTAGGTCAAGTAACATTTTGGTAAAGATGGGtattattaaaatgttataTATACTACCGTATTTTCAGGACCATAGGGTGCACTGGGTTTTAGGGTACAGTCTCAGTTATGGGTTTCGCtatttgacacatacaaaaggcgcaccgCGTTTTAGGGCGTGGAAACTTTAAAACATACTAGTTAAACATGCAtgctgtgtgtttaaaaaaaacaacaggagcAAAACttagttggttgtgatttattctacattttttcagtcataaatcagcatccaaaaatccatcaaagtcctcatcttctgtatttgaaatgaacagcttggctaaatttctatcaaacacccCAGGTTCCCCTTCGTCATTGTCAGAGTTCGTCTCAttgccgtgcggctcctcaTGAATGATGCCGGCTTTTTTGCGCTTCGAAagcagtgcaagcagacacgttagcCAAAGCATttacaatccattcacaaattATGGCCCAAGTCGTCCGGCGCTGCCTCCCACAACAATGTAAGCCGTGCCCTTTTGTATGTATTGCTACTGTGCTGCTCCTGTTCTTCTTGACAATGTGACTCACCGGGATGTTGAAAGTCCATGTTGGTGCTGTGGCCGGGTTGGAAGTGTTTGTCAGCTATCTTTTTACTGCATAATGAGTGgaagatggacagcttttcattgtGATCCACTGCAAGTTGCTGCTGCACCATCCTTGCCCGGATGGAAAGATGAAGGCGTAACCTTCCTCTTTAAGCGTTACTGCCCTCAGTCGAATGGTCACTGCATAGAAGCTACTCCAAGCTGATCGCTGATCGTTAATTAAGTGCTCGAGTAGCCTTTTTCCGCAGAAACTCAGCTGTGTCCCTTTGACTTGTCGGAgttcgttttccagcttcctcaacttgtgaaccatggattAATTCATCTTGAAATCTCTCCCAGCTGCTCCCATCCTCTGTGTAGCTGATggtttgcagtttaaactgtgcttcagcCACGTTGTAAACAATGTTGTTCTGTTCACGCCCACACTTCCCTCCCCCGTTCTCATGCTGTCTTCTTCTACAtcccacaacaacacattagaaGGACACCCCTACATTTTTGAGAaaacttttaagtgcgccttatgtTCGTGAAAATAAGGTACTCTTCAAATTGATAATTTCAATTCGGTATTCTTTTCTGTATTCTTATTGATAGTTTTATTGATGTAAAAACTAGGAGGGAGAAGACAAACTTtttacaaagaaacattttattttagaaccatttaaaacaatgtaatcatttaaaatcatttgcaacactaaaataaaattatcaaTAAATACCAATGTGTCTTGTCATAATTACGTACACTTTTAGGTAACAACTTTAATAAATAGTGTAGTAAAGAAACTGTTGGAATAATATATataagttatctcatatttgcttttgtttgcagaagtgtctgtgtcCAAATCTGTTTCACAGGGA
The sequence above is drawn from the Oryzias latipes chromosome 2, ASM223467v1 genome and encodes:
- the LOC111946422 gene encoding hydroxysteroid dehydrogenase-like protein 2 encodes the protein MSAVLPQHLVTEEKDFYNQQRKFSVEPEEQEPHHYKEKPEEPEPPHYKEEQGEQEPPQIEEEQGVPELSPIKEEQEELLISPDEDQLDLKQETDTLMEIPTYEEDENSEADLNNQQSFLNL